A single Anopheles funestus chromosome 2RL, idAnoFuneDA-416_04, whole genome shotgun sequence DNA region contains:
- the LOC125761969 gene encoding RISC-loading complex subunit tarbp2 isoform X2 — protein MEQQCLDMSQPMLTIPNDPPVGVPNPHQGGSKKGGRNKKSAKNAECSVPIEEALKTELTTNNMKTPISVLQELLSRRGITPQYDLIQVEGAVHEPTFRYRVSYKDKDAMGTGKSKKEAKHAAAKALIEKLTGSTFNDYPGATNNMKTPISVLQELLSRRGITPQYDLIQVEGTVHEPAFRYRVSYQDKDAMGTGKSKKEAKQAAARALIEKLMGSVYYDQHDRTILNGLKPDATSVQTITNSATINEEEPTGNPIGWLQEMCMARRWPPPTYETETEKGLPHERQFTIACVVLKFREVGEGKSKKVAKRQAAQKMWQRLQDQPMEPNQLLDEDGNEEVNLHRYAGLKDVCTPTLTTNQSQKVSQYHKMLKSRTGENLQELQYLNIYDPDQDCIDILAIIAKEQRFEVTYVNIDEKSLSDEFQCLVQLSTMPVAVCYGSGLTIQEANMRAAQNSLEYLKILTKC, from the exons ATGGAACAGCAATGTTTGGACATGTCTCAACCTATGTTGACCATACCGAACGATCCACCAGTCGGTGTTCCTAATCCCCATCAAGGAGGCTCGAAAAAAGGAGGCCGCAATAAGAAATCAGCCAAAAATGCGGAATGTTCTGTACCGATTGAGGAAGCGCTTAAAACAGAGCTTACCACAAACAACATGAAAACGCCCATATCGGTACTGCAAGAGCTGCTCAGCCGCCGTGGCATTACGCCGCAGTACGATCTAATACAGGTGGAAGGTGCAGTACACGAACCTACCTTCCGATATCGTGTATCGTATAAAGATAAAGATG CAATGGGTACGGGAAAGTCAAAAAAGGAAGCTAAACATGCCGCAGCCAAGGCGTTAATAGAAAAACTGACTGGGTCGACCTTTAACGACTATCCCGGTGC CACGAACAACATGAAAACGCCCATATCTGTGCTGCAGGAGTTGCTCAGCCGCCGTGGCATTACACCACAGTACGATCTAATACAGGTGGAAGGAACAGTGCACGAACCTGCCTTCCGGTATCGTGTATCGTATCAGGATAAAGATG CAATGGGTACGGGAAAATCTAAAAAGGAAGCTAAACAAGCGGCAGCGAGAGCTTTAATAGAAAAGCTGATGGGATCGGTATACTACGATCAGCATGATCGTACGATCCTGAACGGTCTTAAGCCAGA TGCCACCAGTGTACAAACCATCACCAACAGTGCAACCATTAACGAGGAGGAACCAACGGGAAATCCGATCGGTTGGTTGCAGGAAATGTGCATGGCTAGACGATGGCCACCGCCAACGTACGAGACAGAAACCGAGAAAGGATTACCGCACGAGCGACAATTCACGATAGCGTGCGTGGTACTGAAGTTCCGGGAGGTGGGTGAAGGTAAAAGCAAAAAGGTCGCCAAACGGCAAGCGGCACAAAAGATGTGGCAGCGGCTACAGGACCAACCGATGGAACCGAACCAACTGTTGGATGAAGACGGCAATGAGGAGGTAAAT CTGCACCGGTATGCGGGACTAAAGGATGTTTGCACGCCAACACTCACGACAAACCAGAGTCAGAAGGTGTCCCAGTACCATAAGATGCTTAAGTCACGCACGGGCGAAAATTTGCAGGAACTGCAG TATCTTAATATATACGACCCAGATCAGGATTGCATCGATATTCTTGCCATAATAGCTAAGGAACAACGGTTCGAGGTGACGTACGTGAATATCGATGAGAAGTCGCTCTCTGACGAATTCCAGTGCTTAGTGCAACTGTCCACGATGCCGGTTGCTGTATGCTACGGTAGTGGCCTGACGATTCAAGAAGCCAATATGCGGGCAGCCCAAAATTCGCTCGAGTATCTGAAGATATTGACCAAATGCTAA
- the LOC125761969 gene encoding RISC-loading complex subunit tarbp2 isoform X1 yields MEQHCLDMSQPILSISNDPPLCISNPHQDFPKKATRNKKMGKATERYLSIEEALKTELENGTTNNMKTPISVLQELLSRRGITPQYDLIQVEGTVHEPAFRYRVSYQDKDAMGTGKSKKEAKQAAARALIEKLMGSVYYDQHDRTILNGLKPDATSVQTITNSATINEEEPTGNPIGWLQEMCMARRWPPPTYETETEKGLPHERQFTIACVVLKFREVGEGKSKKVAKRQAAQKMWQRLQDQPMEPNQLLDEDGNEEVNLHRYAGLKDVCTPTLTTNQSQKVSQYHKMLKSRTGENLQELQYLNIYDPDQDCIDILAIIAKEQRFEVTYVNIDEKSLSDEFQCLVQLSTMPVAVCYGSGLTIQEANMRAAQNSLEYLKILTKC; encoded by the exons ATGGAGCAGCATTGTCTGGACATGTCGCAACCCATCCTATCCATATCGAACGACCCACCTCTCTGCATCTCTAACCCTCATCAGGATTTTCCTAAAAAGGCAACCCGCAATAAGAAGATGGGGAAAGCTACGGAACGTTACCTATCGATCGAGGAAGCACTCAAAACGGAACTCGAAAACGGTACCACGAACAACATGAAAACGCCCATATCTGTGCTGCAGGAGTTGCTCAGCCGCCGTGGCATTACACCACAGTACGATCTAATACAGGTGGAAGGAACAGTGCACGAACCTGCCTTCCGGTATCGTGTATCGTATCAGGATAAAGATG CAATGGGTACGGGAAAATCTAAAAAGGAAGCTAAACAAGCGGCAGCGAGAGCTTTAATAGAAAAGCTGATGGGATCGGTATACTACGATCAGCATGATCGTACGATCCTGAACGGTCTTAAGCCAGA TGCCACCAGTGTACAAACCATCACCAACAGTGCAACCATTAACGAGGAGGAACCAACGGGAAATCCGATCGGTTGGTTGCAGGAAATGTGCATGGCTAGACGATGGCCACCGCCAACGTACGAGACAGAAACCGAGAAAGGATTACCGCACGAGCGACAATTCACGATAGCGTGCGTGGTACTGAAGTTCCGGGAGGTGGGTGAAGGTAAAAGCAAAAAGGTCGCCAAACGGCAAGCGGCACAAAAGATGTGGCAGCGGCTACAGGACCAACCGATGGAACCGAACCAACTGTTGGATGAAGACGGCAATGAGGAGGTAAAT CTGCACCGGTATGCGGGACTAAAGGATGTTTGCACGCCAACACTCACGACAAACCAGAGTCAGAAGGTGTCCCAGTACCATAAGATGCTTAAGTCACGCACGGGCGAAAATTTGCAGGAACTGCAG TATCTTAATATATACGACCCAGATCAGGATTGCATCGATATTCTTGCCATAATAGCTAAGGAACAACGGTTCGAGGTGACGTACGTGAATATCGATGAGAAGTCGCTCTCTGACGAATTCCAGTGCTTAGTGCAACTGTCCACGATGCCGGTTGCTGTATGCTACGGTAGTGGCCTGACGATTCAAGAAGCCAATATGCGGGCAGCCCAAAATTCGCTCGAGTATCTGAAGATATTGACCAAATGCTAA